One Motacilla alba alba isolate MOTALB_02 chromosome 15, Motacilla_alba_V1.0_pri, whole genome shotgun sequence DNA segment encodes these proteins:
- the RILPL2 gene encoding RILP-like protein 2 isoform X1: MERGRDGEEELEEEEEEDEDEEEDGGPESALEKSPFQLTAADVYDISSVVGRDLLQLRAGPQLPAARARLQFRIVRVLEMLEALVSESSVAEEQLRRERDSLRRELEQLRAAARGSAPQSSLGPDQMVIDLTDPNRPRFTLQELRDVLQERNQLKAQLLVVQEELQCYKSGIISQKRDQTEVLEKEASGSSAGSRKDSEEKTIIRRLFSFKHGK, translated from the exons ATGGAGCGGGGCCGGGacggggaggaggagctggaggaggaggaggaggaggatgaggatgaggaggaggatggcgGCCCGGAGAGCGCCCTGGAGAAGAGCCCGTTCCAGCTGACGGCCGCGGATGTCTACGACATCTCCTCCGTGGTGGGCCgggacctgctgcagctccGCGCCGGGCCGCAGCtgcccgccgcccgcgcccggcTGCAGTTCAGGATCGTCAGggtgctggagatgctggaggcGCTGGTGAGCGAGAGCAGCGTGGCCGAGGAGCAGCTGCGGCGGGAGCGGGACAGCCTCCGgcgggagctggagcagctgcggGCGGCGGCCCGCGGGAGCGCCCCGCAG TCCAGCCTTGGACCAGATCAAATGGTGATAGACCTCACAGACCCCAACCGGCCCCGCTTCACATTACAGGAGCTCCGAGATGTATTGCAAGAGAGGAACCAGCTGAAAGCTCAGCTTCTGGTGGTGCAAGAGGAGCTACAGTGCTATAAGAG TGGGATCATCTCACAGAAAAGGGACCAAACTGAAGTACTGGAAAAAGAAGccagtggcagcagtgctggcagcagaaaggACAGTGAAGAGAAGACAATCATCAGACGGCT
- the RILPL2 gene encoding RILP-like protein 2 isoform X2 has product MERGRDGEEELEEEEEEDEDEEEDGGPESALEKSPFQLTAADVYDISSVVGRDLLQLRAGPQLPAARARLQFRIVRVLEMLEALVSESSVAEEQLRRERDSLRRELEQLRAAARGSAPQSSLGPDQMVIDLTDPNRPRFTLQELRDVLQERNQLKAQLLVVQEELQCYKRVERGTGSCLAGELGISHLCPGLV; this is encoded by the exons ATGGAGCGGGGCCGGGacggggaggaggagctggaggaggaggaggaggaggatgaggatgaggaggaggatggcgGCCCGGAGAGCGCCCTGGAGAAGAGCCCGTTCCAGCTGACGGCCGCGGATGTCTACGACATCTCCTCCGTGGTGGGCCgggacctgctgcagctccGCGCCGGGCCGCAGCtgcccgccgcccgcgcccggcTGCAGTTCAGGATCGTCAGggtgctggagatgctggaggcGCTGGTGAGCGAGAGCAGCGTGGCCGAGGAGCAGCTGCGGCGGGAGCGGGACAGCCTCCGgcgggagctggagcagctgcggGCGGCGGCCCGCGGGAGCGCCCCGCAG TCCAGCCTTGGACCAGATCAAATGGTGATAGACCTCACAGACCCCAACCGGCCCCGCTTCACATTACAGGAGCTCCGAGATGTATTGCAAGAGAGGAACCAGCTGAAAGCTCAGCTTCTGGTGGTGCAAGAGGAGCTACAGTGCTATAAGAG GGTGGAAAGAGGAACAGGCAGCTGCCTtgcaggggagctgggaatCTCCCATCTGTGCCCAGGCCTGGTGTGA
- the SNRNP35 gene encoding U11/U12 small nuclear ribonucleoprotein 35 kDa protein isoform X1 yields MCVLPPQTMADWAPIAKEYDPLKAGSIDGTDEEPHDRAIWRAMLARYVPNKGVTGDPHLTLFVARLNLQTTEEKLKEVFSRYGDIRKIRLVRDLVTGFSKGYAFIEYKEERALLKAHRDANRLVIDQHEIFVDFELERTLKGWIPRRLGGGFGGKKESGQLRFGGRDRPFRKPINLPNMKNEFYGEGSSEKRNWSREGTRDWRTRDRDHERSRDKRWPERERSWAWGDSERDSKEERSRGRERKDRDRKDRDRDRSRDRDTKKQRDDDKHR; encoded by the coding sequence ATGTGTGTTCTCCCTCCCCAGACAATGGCTGACTGGGCGCCCATAGCGAAGGAGTACGACCCCCTGAAGGCTGGCAGCATCGATGGCACGGACGAGGAGCCCCACGACCGCGCCATATGGCGGGCGATGCTGGCGCGGTACGTACCCAACAAGGGCGTCACGGGAGATCCTCACCTCACCCTCTTCGTGGCGAGGCTCAATCTTCAGACCACAGAAGAGAAGTTAAAAGAAGTCTTTTCCCGCTATGGAGACATCAGAAAGATTCGTCTGGTTCGAGACCTGGTCACAGGATTTTCCAAGGGTTACGCGTTTATTGAGTACAAAGAGGAGCGTGCGCTGCTGAAGGCGCACAGAGACGCCAACAGGCTGGTCATCGACCAACATGAGATCTTTGTGGACTTTGAACTGGAAAGAACTCTCAAAGGATGGATTCCCCGAAGACTTGGGGGTGGGTTTGGAGGCAAAAAAGAATCCGGGCAGCTGCGGTTCGGAGGACGGGACAGGCCTTTCCGAAAGCCCATCAATTTGccaaacatgaaaaatgaattcTATGGAGAGGGATCGTCAGAGAAAAGGAACTGGTCTCGTGAGGGAACGAGGGACTGGAGAACCAGGGACCGGGACCACgagaggagcagggacaaaCGCTGGCCAGAAAGGGAGAGGTCGTGGGCTTGGGGTGACAGTGAGAGAGACTCcaaagaggagaggagcagggggagggaaaggaaggacagagacaggaaggacagggataGAGAccgcagcagggacagagataCCAAGAAGCAAAGAGATGATGATAAGCACCGATAG
- the SNRNP35 gene encoding U11/U12 small nuclear ribonucleoprotein 35 kDa protein isoform X2, with product MADWAPIAKEYDPLKAGSIDGTDEEPHDRAIWRAMLARYVPNKGVTGDPHLTLFVARLNLQTTEEKLKEVFSRYGDIRKIRLVRDLVTGFSKGYAFIEYKEERALLKAHRDANRLVIDQHEIFVDFELERTLKGWIPRRLGGGFGGKKESGQLRFGGRDRPFRKPINLPNMKNEFYGEGSSEKRNWSREGTRDWRTRDRDHERSRDKRWPERERSWAWGDSERDSKEERSRGRERKDRDRKDRDRDRSRDRDTKKQRDDDKHR from the coding sequence ATGGCTGACTGGGCGCCCATAGCGAAGGAGTACGACCCCCTGAAGGCTGGCAGCATCGATGGCACGGACGAGGAGCCCCACGACCGCGCCATATGGCGGGCGATGCTGGCGCGGTACGTACCCAACAAGGGCGTCACGGGAGATCCTCACCTCACCCTCTTCGTGGCGAGGCTCAATCTTCAGACCACAGAAGAGAAGTTAAAAGAAGTCTTTTCCCGCTATGGAGACATCAGAAAGATTCGTCTGGTTCGAGACCTGGTCACAGGATTTTCCAAGGGTTACGCGTTTATTGAGTACAAAGAGGAGCGTGCGCTGCTGAAGGCGCACAGAGACGCCAACAGGCTGGTCATCGACCAACATGAGATCTTTGTGGACTTTGAACTGGAAAGAACTCTCAAAGGATGGATTCCCCGAAGACTTGGGGGTGGGTTTGGAGGCAAAAAAGAATCCGGGCAGCTGCGGTTCGGAGGACGGGACAGGCCTTTCCGAAAGCCCATCAATTTGccaaacatgaaaaatgaattcTATGGAGAGGGATCGTCAGAGAAAAGGAACTGGTCTCGTGAGGGAACGAGGGACTGGAGAACCAGGGACCGGGACCACgagaggagcagggacaaaCGCTGGCCAGAAAGGGAGAGGTCGTGGGCTTGGGGTGACAGTGAGAGAGACTCcaaagaggagaggagcagggggagggaaaggaaggacagagacaggaaggacagggataGAGAccgcagcagggacagagataCCAAGAAGCAAAGAGATGATGATAAGCACCGATAG